The stretch of DNA TTTCGCCGATGGAGTGTCCGGCGAGGGTGTGGGGGTGGATGTTCCAGTGTTGGAGGAGGTGGTAGAGGGCGGTTTGGAAGGCGAAGAGGGCGGGTTGGGTGTAGATGGTTTGGTGGATGAGGTGGGGGTTGGGTCCGTAGAGGATGGTGTGGAGGGGGGTGTCGAGGTGGGGGTCGAGTGCGGTGCAGGTGGTGTCGAGGGCGTCGGCGAAGGCGGGGTAGGTGTCGTAGAGTTCGCGGCCCATGTTGTGGTGTTGGGAGCCTTGGCCGGAGAAGAGCATGGCGAGGTGGTTGTCGGGGTTGGTGTGTCCGGTGATGGTGTGGGGGTGGGTGGTGCCGCGAGCGAGGTGCGTGAGGGCCTGGTGGCGTTCTTCGGGGGTGCCGTGGGTGATGACGGCGCGTTCTTCGTGGTGGGTGCGGTGGGTGGCGAGTGTGTGGGCGATGTGGGTGGTGGGGGTGTCGGGGTGGGTTTCGAGGTGGTGGGCGAGGCGTGCGGCGACCTGTTGCAGGGCTTGGGGGGTGCGGGCGGACAGCACCCACGGCGTCGGCACGGCGCCAGGCTCCGTACCGGTACCGGTATCCGTACCGTTGCTGGCGGCGGTATCTGCTCCCTCGACCGTTTCACCAGGTGCTTCTTCAAGAATCACGTGCGCGTTCGTCCCGCTGAAGCCGAACGAGGAGACTCCTGCCCGTCGTACGGAGTCCTCGACGCGCGGCCACGGCACAGCATCGGTCAGCAGATCCACATGCCCCTTGGCCCAGTCGACCTGTGAGGTTGGCTCATCTACGTGGAGGGTCGGGGGGAGGGTGCCGTGGTGCATGGCCATGACCATTTTGATGATGCCGGCGGCTCCGGCGGCGGCTTGGGTGTGGCCGATGTTGGATTTGACGGAGCCGAGCCACAAGGGCCGGTCGGTGTCGCGGTTCTGGCCGTAGGTGGCCAGCAGGGCCTGGGCCTCGATGGGGTCGCCGAGACGAGTACCCGTCCCGTGGGCCTCCACCACGTCGATCTGTCCGGGACGCAGCCCGGCGTCGTTGAGGGCTTCACGTATGACGCGACGCTGGGAAGGACCGTTGGGGGCGGTGAGACCGTTGGAGGCGCCGTCCTGGTTGACGGCGGAGCCGCGTACGACGGCCAACACCGGGTGCCCGTTGCGCCGGGCATCGGAGAGGCGCTCGACGAGAAGCACTCCCGCGCCCTCGGCCCAACCGGTGCCGTCGGCCGCGGAGGCGAAGGCCTTGCACCGCCCGTCAGAGGCCAGACCCTGTTGGCGGCTGAAGTCCAGAAACGGTGCGGGGCTGGACATGACCGTCGCACCGCCGACCAGCGCCAGCGAGCACTCGGAACGGCGCAGGGACTGGCTGGCGAGGTGCAGGGCGACCAGTGACGACGAGCACGCCGTATCGATCGTCACCGCTGGGCCTTCCAGACCCAAGGCGTATGCGAGCCGTCCTGAAGCGATACTGCCCGAGTTGCCGGTTCCCAGGTAACCCTCGATGGTGTCCGGTATTTCAGGGAGCCGGGAGGCGTAGTCGTGATACATGATGCCAACGAAAACGCCGGTACGGCTGCCCCGCAACGCATCCGCAGATATTCCGGAACGTTCCACGGCCTCCCACGAGGTTTCCAGGAGAAGCCGCTGCTGCGGGTCCATCGCGAGCGCTTCGCGCGGAGAGATCCCAAAGAACTCCGCGTCGAAATCTGCCGCGTCGTACAGGAACCCGCCCTGGAACGTGTCGCTGCTGCCGGCCTCGCCTGGATGCGCGGAAATCAGTTCGTCAATATCCCAGTCCCGGTTCTCCGGAAAACCGCTGATGGCATCCTGGGAAGATGAGACGAGGTTCCACAGGTCTTCGGGCGACGTGACCCCGCCGGGGTAACGGCAGGACATCCCCACGATCGCGATCGGCTCGCGGCTCTTCTCCTCGACGGCGCGGAGCTGTTGCTTGGTATCGCGGAGTTCATTGGTCAGCCGCTTGAGGTACTGGAGGGTCTTTTCCTCGTTCATGTCCGCCACTCCCGTTGAGTATTCGAAATCTTCGACGCTTCGTTGGTCAGGACAGATCGAATTCGTCGTCGATGATGCCGAATACCTCCTCCAGTGACGCGGATTCCAGATCGGCTCCGTGGTCTGCTGCGCCGCCCCTTTCACCCGTGGTGACGAGGCCGGTGCCGCCCCAGGCGCCGAGCAGGGCGTTCAACCGCGCCCGCACCTGCTCGCGCCGGGAATCTTCCGCGCCCATCTGCGTGATGCTGGATTCCAGTCGGTCCAGTTCGACGAAGATCGCGTCGGGATCGACGGCACCGCCCTCGGGAAGCAGTTCGGCCTGTAGATATCCGAGCAGTGCCGCCGGGGTCGGGTGGTCGAAGACGACGGTGGCAGGCAGCCGGAGCCCGGTGGCCGAGCCCAGGGCGCCGCGGAATTCGACCGCCATCAACGAGTCGAAGCCCAGATCCGTGAAGGGGCGCTCCATCACGATGGAATCGCCGGACTCGTGCCCCAGGATCGCGGCAGCTTGGTCGCGCACGAGCTGAGTCAGCCGTTCCTGTGCTTGGGCGGCGGGGAGTTCCCGCAGGGCGTCGGCGAGAGTGCTGGCCCCGCCGTTCGCGGCGTGCCCCGTCGTGCTGCCGTTCGCGTACGGCGAGAGCCGCGACACCGGACGTGAGCCCATCAGCTGATGCAGTACGGAGGGCACCCGCTCAGGGTCCGACGCCCGTCGGCGCAAGGCCGCCCTGTTCACCTGGAGAGGGACGAGATGTGGGCTGCCCGAGGCCACAGCGGCGTCGAAGAGCGCGAGGCCGTCCACGTGGTCGATGGGGGTGATACCCGTACGGGCCATCCGCAGTAGATCGGCCTCACTGAGCGCACCCGCCATGCCGTCCTGGACGTTCCAGAGGCCCCAGGCGAGGCTGGTGGTGGGTTGGTTGTGGGTGTGGCGGTGGTGGGCGAGGGCGTCGAGGTAGGCGTTGGCGGCTGCGTAGTTGGCTTGGCCGGGGGAGCCGAGGGTGGCTGCGGCGGAGGAGAAGAGGATGAAGTGGGGGTTGTGTTGTTGGGTGTGGTGGTGGAGGTGCCAGGCTGCGGTGGCTTTGGGGGTGAAGGTGTGGGTGAGGTGGTGGGGGGTTTGGTTGGTGAGGGTGGCGTCGTTGGTGGTGCCGGCGCAGTGGATGACGGTGGTGAGGGGGTGTTGGTGGGGGATGGTGTTGAGGGTTTGGGTGAGTTGTTGGGGGTCGGTGAGGTCGCAGGGGGTGTGGGTGATGTGGGCGCCGTGTTGGGTGAGTTGGTTGTGGAGGTTTTGGAGTTGGGGGGTGGGTTTGTTGCGGCTGATGAGGTGGAGGTGGCGGGCGCCGTGGGTGTGTACGAGGTGTTGGGTGATGAGGGTGCCGAGGGCTCCGGTGGCGCCGGTGATGAGGATGGTGCCGTTGGTCCAGTCAGGGGTGGGTGCGGGGGTGTCGTCGGGTTGGGGTGTGGTGGGGGTGAGGCGGGGGATGTGGGCGAGACCGTGACGGACCGCCACCTGCGACTCCCCGGAGAGCACGACGTCCGGCAGCGCTGCCCACGACGCCTCGTCACCGTCGATGTCGACCAGTACCACGCGCCCCGGATACTCCGACTGGGCCGAGCGGACCAGGCCCCATACGGTCGCTCCCGGCGCGTTGATCTCCGGATCGTCACCGAAGGAGACGGCATACCGGGTCACCACCACCAGAGTCTGTTCCTCGGCACGATCCGCAGCAGAAGCAGCCCAACCCCGCAAGTGCTCAAGCGTTCCAGCGGCTACCGAGAGCGCCTCGTCGGGCTCCATCGTCGTGTCCGTCACCACGTACGGTGCGGCGCCGAGAGCCTTTGACAGAAGCAGCGCGTGCGTTGCCGCACCGTGCTCCCCTGTCGCGCCCTCCCACAGCGCCTCCGGAGCGTCGCCCTCGCCGATTACGGAGTATGACCAGGAGGAACCGGCTCCCGGGGTGACCTGTAGCGCTGACCAGGAGACCTGGAACAAGGACCGTTTCACGACGCTGTCTTCCGCCGGCACCAATTGGTCCGGTGAGAGCTTGCGCATCGCCAGACGCTCCACGTGCAGGACCGGACGCCCCTCGCTGTCCGCGATGGACAGACGGACACTGTTCTCTCCCGCCGGGCTCAACCGTGCCCGCAGGACAGGAGCGCCGGTGGAGTGAAGCGTGACCCCCGACCACGAGAACGGCAGCCGGGCCTGCTCGTCCTCGCCGAACATCTTCCCCACGCCGACACCGTGCAGGACGGAGTCCAGCAGAGCGGGATGCACTCCGATCGCGCCGCGTGCTCGGTCTCCTCGTCGGACAGCGCGACCTCGACGAACACATCATCGCGCTACGCCAAGCCGACCGCAGCCCCTGGAATACCGGGCCGTAGTCCATTCCTGCCGCGCCGAACTCGGCGTAGGTCTCCGAGGAGGAGAGAAGACGTGCCCCCGTCGGCGCCCAGACGGCAAAACCGCCTTCCTCACCGCGTAGGCCGCCATGTGCGTGCTCGCGCGAGTCTTCGCCGCTCAAGGTTCCGACCGCGTGGCGCTGCCACGTGACCTCGTCGGAGTCGCCGGTGCCGCCGCGGTGAGGCCTGGAGTGAATCGTCAGAGTGCGGAGTCCGTCACCATCCGGTTCCGATACGGCCAGTTGGAGGAAGACGCCGCCCGTCTCCGGCAGGACCAGAGGCTGCTCCAACGTCAGTTCCCCAACGGCTTTCATGCCCGTCGCACGTGCCGCGTGCAGCGCCAGTTCAAGGAATGCGGTACCCGGCAACAGAACATTGCCCATAACGGTGTGATCGGCAAGCCACGCATGTGAGTCCAGCGAGATACGGCCGGTGAAGAGCGCGCCGTCGCTGTGTGCCAGATCCACAGTGGTGGTGAGCAGAGGATGTTCAGCGCCCAGGAAGCCGGCCGACCTCAAGTCCGCAGGAGCTGTCGAGCTCATGCGTGGCCAGTAGGTGTGGTGTTGGAAGGGGTAGGTGGGGAGGGGGGTGTGGTGGTTTGTGGGGTGGTTGTAGTAGGTGGTCCAGTTGGGGGTGTGTCCGTGGGTGTGGAGGTGGGCGAGGGTGGTGGTGAGGGTGTGGGGTTCGGGTTGGTTGGTGCGGTGGGTGGGGTGTGCGGGTGTGGGGAGGTGGGGGGTGAGGGTGCCTGCGGGTCCGATTTCGAGGGTGGTGTGGTGGGTGAGGTGTTGGGTGGCTTGGTGGAGTTGGACGGTGTGGCGGGCGTGGGTGGTCCAGTAGTGGGGGTCGGTCATGGTGTGGGGGGTGATGGGTTGGCCGGTGACGGTGGAGATGATGGGGATGGTGGGTGGGTGGTAGGTGAGTTGGGTTGCTGTGGTGTGGAGTTCGTTGAGGATGGGGTCCATGAGGGGGGAGTGGAAGGCGTGGGAGACGTTGAGGTGTTTGACGCGGATGCCTTGGTTTTTGAGGGTGTCGGTGATGGTTCGTAGTGTGTTCTTTTCTCCGGAGAGGACGAGGGATTCGGGTCCGTTGATGGCGGCGATGCCGATGGTGTTGTGGTGTTCTTCGAGGTAGGGCTGGATGGTTTCTTGGGTGGTGTTGATGGCGGCCATGGTGCCGTTGGTGGGGAGGTTTTGCATGAGGCGGCCGCGGGTGGTGATGAGGGTGGCGGCGTCGGTGAGGGTGAGGATGCCGGCGGTGTGGGCGGCGGTGATTTCGCCGATGGAGTGTCCGGCGAGGGTGTGGGGGTGGATGTTCCAGTGTTGGAGGAGGTGGTAGAGGGCGGTTTGGAAGGCGAAGAGGGCGGGTTGGGTGTAGATGGTTTGGTGGATGAGGTGGGGGTTGGGTCCGTAGAGGATGGTGTGGAGGGGGGTGTCGAGGTGGGGGTCGAGTGCGGTGCAGGTGGTGTCGAGGGCGTCGGCGAAGGCGGGGTAGGTGTCGTAGAGTTCGCGGCCCATGTTGTGGTGTTGGGAGCCTTGGCCGGAGAAGAGCATGGCGAGGTGGTTGTCGGGGTTGGTGTGTCCGGTGATGGTGTGGGGGTGGGTGGTGCCTTGGGCGAGGTGGGTGAGGGCTTGGTGGCGTTGTTGGGGGGTGCCGTGGGTGATGACGGCGCGTTCTTCGTGGTGGGTGCGGTGGGTGGCGAGTGTGTGGGCGATGTGGGTGGTGGGGGTGTTGGGGTGGGTTTCGAGGTGGTGGGCGAGGCGTGCGGCGACCTGTTGCAGGGCTTGGGGGGTGCGGGCGGACAGCACCCACGGCGTCGGCACGGCGGCAGGCTCCGTACCGGTACCGGTATCCGTACCGTTGCTGGCGGCCGTATCTGATACTGCGTCAGCCTCAGCAGGTGCCTGTTCCAGGACGACGTGGGCGTTGGTGCCGCTGACGCCGAAGGCCGAGATGGCGGCTCGGCGGGGGTGTTGGGTGTCGGGCCAGGTGGTTGTCTCGGTGAGGAGTTGTACGGCGCCGGTGGTCCAGTCGACTTCCGGGGTGGGTTGGTCGGCGTGGAGGGTCGGGGGGAGGGTGCCGTGGTGCATGGCCATGACCATTTTGATGATGCCGGCGGCTCCTGCGGCGGCTTGGGTGTGGCCGATGTTGGATTTGATGGAGCCGAGCCACAGGGGTTGGTCGGTGTCGCGGTTTTGGCCGTAGGTGGCCAGGAGTGCTTGGGCTTCGATGGGGTCGCCGAGGCGGGTGCCGGTGCCGTGGGCTTCGACGGCGTCCACGTCGCCGGGTTGGAGTCCGGCGTTGGCGAGTGCTTGGCGGATGACTCGTTGTTGGGAGGGTCCGTTGGGGGCGGTGAGGCCGTTGGAGGCGCCGTCCTGGTTGACGGCGGTGCCGCGTACCACGGCCAGCACCGGGTGTTCGTTGCGTTGGGCGTCGGAGAGACGCTCGATCAGGAGCATGCCGACGCCTTCGCCCCAGCCGGTGCCGTCGGCGTCGGCGGAGAAGGCCTTGCAGCGTCCGTCGGCGGCCAGTCCGCGCTGGCGGCTGAACTCGACGAAGGTGGTGGGGGTGGACATGACGGTGACGCCGCCGGCCAGGGCCATGGTGCATTCCCCGTTGCGCAGGGCCTGGGCCGCCATGTGCAGGGCGACGAGTGATGAGGAGCAGGCGGTGTCGATCGTCACCGCGGGACCCTCAAGCCCGAAGGAGTAGGCGACCCGACCCGAAGCCACACTGGTCGTATTGCCGGTCAGGAGATAACCCTCGGTGCCTTGCGAGTTGTCCTTGAGGAGGGAGACGTAGTCCTGGCCGTTCCCGCCGACGAAGACGCCTGTGGAGGTACCGCGTACCGACTCCAAGTCGATGCCGGCGCGTTCGAAGGCCTCCCAGGAGGTCTCCAGCAGGAGCCGCTGTTGCGGGTCCATGGCCAGCGCTTCACGCGGCGAGATCCCGAAGAACTCCGCATCGAACTCCGCGGCGTCGTAGAGGAAACCGCCCGCCGTGGCGAAGCTGCTGCCCGAGGCGTCCGGTGCCGAGTCGAGCAGGGCGGCCAGATCCCAGCCGCGATCAGTGGGGAAGTCCGACACCGCGTCACGACCGGACCGTACGAGATCCCACAATCCTTCTGGATCACGTACACCGCCAGGGAAACGGCAGCTCATGCCAATGATGGCCAAGGGTTCGTCCGCGGAACCTTCCGACCGCGTGGTCGGAGCAGGAGGGGCGTCCGTTCCGACCTCGTCGGCGAAGAGGGACGCGAGGTGTGCGGCGAGCTGTTCGGACGTGGGGTAGTCGAAGACCAGCGTCGAAGGCAACGTGAGGCCAAGGCCACCGGCGAGGTGATTGCGCAGCTCGACAGCGGTGAGCGAATCGAAGCCGAGATCCTTGAAGGCTCGATCGGCCTCGATGGCGTCGGAGGCGGAGTGGCCGAGTACAGCTGCCACCTCAGTGGTGACTGCTGCCAGGAACCAGGACCGCCGTTCCTCAGCGGTCATCGAGGCGAGCCGCTGCCGCTGCCCCGACTCGTCCGTGTTCGCCTCCTCTTCCCGGCGGCTCGCGCCTGACCGGCCTGGGCTTCCACTCCCGTCGAGTACGGTCGGTGCCTCGGAGAGGCTGGACAGCAAAGGGCTGGGCCGGGCGGAGACAAAGGCAGGCAGGAAGACATCCCACTGGACATCGGCGACGGTGACACATGCTTCACCGAGCCGCACGGCCTGCTCAAGAGCGGCGATCGCAAGATCGGGCCGGAGGGCGGGCAGGCCACGACGGCGCATGTGCTCGCTGGCGTCTCCGTCCGCCATCCCGCCATCGGCCCAAGGACCCCACGCGACGGACGTGGCGGCAAGACCCCGCGCCCGACGCCGCTGTGCCAGCGCGTCGAGGTAGGCGTTCGCGGCCCCATACGCGGCTTGGCCGCCGCTGCCCCAGACACCGGAAATGGATGAGAAGAGCACGAAGAGGTCGAGTCGCCGCTCGCCCAGGAGTACGTCCAGATGCGCCGCCCCGGCCGTTTTGGCGGCCAGTACGTCCGCGAATTCGTCCGTTCCGGTCTCCAGCAGCGGCGTCAGCTGGCCGACTCCCGCCGTGTGAACGACGCCACGCAGCGGCCTGTCCTGAGGAATGGTGGACAAGAGATGCTCCACCGCGGCCCGGTTCGATACGTCACAGGCGGCAACGGTGACCTCAGCGCCCAAGGCGGTGAGTTCGTCCTGTAGCGCTTCGGCCTGCGGAGCGCCTGGACCACGCCGGCTGACGAGCAGCAAGTGCTCCGCCCCCGCACGTGCCAGCCAGCGCGCTGCGTGGCCACCCAGCCCGCCGGTACCGCCGGTGATCAGGGTCGTACCGCTCGGCGCGGTCCACTCGGTCGCGTCATACGTCGCGTCGGAGGCGTTGGGGCTACTCGGGTTTCGCGCCAAGCGGCGGGCGAAGACACCTGATGCCCTCAGCGCCAACTGGTCCTCGCCACGAGCGTCGGCAAGTACGGTGAGGAGTCGGGTGATCGCCCGCTCGTCGAGGGCCTCGGGCAGATCGACGAGCCCTCCCCACGTCTCAGGAAGTTCCAGCGCCACGGCTCGCCCCAGCCCCCAGAACTGGGCCTGGCCGACGTTCCGCGGTTCCTCGAAGCGGCCTGTGGAGACCGCGCCACGGGTGGCGCACCACAACGGGGCCGATGCCTCGGACTCGGTCAGGAACCGAATGAGCGCCACGGTCGCGGTGAGGCCGCGCGGCAGCCCAGAGCCGTCGTCGCTGTTGATGTCGGCGTGGTCATCGAGGGCGAGGAACGAGAGAACTCCGGCGAGCCCCGCCACGTCATGGACCGATTCACGAACAGCATCAGATACCGGGCAGCCGTCCTCTGCGATGTGTACGGCATCAACACTGGCACCGCCCTCCAGTAGCGCGCGCACCACGGATTCAATGGACGCGTCCCCACGAAGGCTGTTCGGTACTACGACAAGCCAATGACCTTCCGGCGTGCGAGACGACGGCACGGAGGTCGGGGCCCAGCTGACCCGGTAGCGCCAGGAATCCACCACGGATTGCTCACGCCGCTCGCGGCGCCATTTGGCGAGGGCGGGAAGCACGGACGTGAGTGTCATCCCGTCGGCCACTCCCAACGTACGGGAAAGCGCGTCGAGGTCCTCGCGTTCCACAACTTCCCAGAAGAGGGAATCGGCAGCATCGGCCGGGGAGAGCACGGGGTCGGTCGTGACGCTGCCTGCTGATTTGAGCCAGTAGGTGTGGTGTTGGAAGGGGTAGGTGGGGAGGGGGGTGTGGTGGTTTGTGGGGTGGTTGTAGTAGGTGGTCCAGTTGGGGGTGTGTCCGTGGGTGTGGAGGTGGGCGAGGGTGGTGGTGAGGGTGTGGGGTTCGGGTTGGTTGGTGCGGTGGGTGGGGTGTGCGGGTGTGGGGAGGTGGGGGGTGAGGGTGCCTGCGGGTCCGATTTCGAGGGTGGTGTGGTGGGTGAGGTGTTGGGTGGCTTGGTGGAGTTGGACGGTGTGGCGGGCGTGGGTGGTCCAGTAGTGGGGGTCGGTCATGGTGTGGGGGGTGATGGGTTGGCCGGTGACGGTGGAGATGATGGGGATGGTGGGTGGGTGGTAGGTGAGTTGGGTTGCTGTGGTGTGGAGTTCGTTGAGGATGGGGTCCATGAGGGGAGAGTGGAAGGCGTGGGAGACGTTGAGGTGTTTGACGCGGATGCCTTGGTTTTTGAGGGTGTCGGTGATGGTTCGTAGTGTGTTCTTTTCTCCGGAGAGGACGAGGGAGGTGGGGCTGTTGATGGCGGCGATGCCGATGGTGTTGTGGT from Streptomyces tsukubensis encodes:
- a CDS encoding type I polyketide synthase translates to MFGEDEQARLPFSWSGVTLHSTGAPVLRARLSPAGENSVRLSIADSEGRPVLHVERLAMRKLSPDQLVPAEDSVVKRSLFQVSWSALQVTPGAGSSWSYSVIGEGDAPEALWEGATGEHGAATHALLLSKALGAAPYVVTDTTMEPDEALSVAAGTLEHLRGWAASAADRAEEQTLVVVTRYAVSFGDDPEINAPGATVWGLVRSAQSEYPGRVVLVDIDGDEASWAALPDVVLSGESQVAVRHGLAHIPRLTPTTPQPDDTPAPTPDWTNGTILITGATGALGTLITQHLVHTHGARHLHLISRNKPTPQLQNLHNQLTQHGAHITHTPCDLTDPQQLTQTLNTIPHQHPLTTVIHCAGTTNDATLTNQTPHHLTHTFTPKATAAWHLHHHTQQHNPHFILFSSAAATLGSPGQANYAAANAYLDALAHHRHTHNQPTTSLAWGLWNVQDGMAGALSEADLLRMARTGITPIDHVDGLALFDAAVASGSPHLVPLQVNRAALRRRASDPERVPSVLHQLMGSRPVSRLSPYANGSTTGHAANGGASTLADALRELPAAQAQERLTQLVRDQAAAILGHESGDSIVMERPFTDLGFDSLMAVEFRGALGSATGLRLPATVVFDHPTPAALLGYLQAELLPEGGAVDPDAIFVELDRLESSITQMGAEDSRREQVRARLNALLGAWGGTGLVTTGERGGAADHGADLESASLEEVFGIIDDEFDLS